In a genomic window of Sphingobacteriaceae bacterium:
- a CDS encoding DUF2225 domain-containing protein, whose product MTTDDTRCRLCGSAPAGPSGYCRHCAEKLRREIYSALPELREKHASAETQRLKDRWTSGRLRTYTRTTAATSRRLNEYLYVAGEVCPVCDQTFQQAKVNWSRLKVESHDTDFYTRYTDFSPYPYTVWVCSHCSYAAPLQAFREVTALERQAIKDGFGGRRPKDDFSGLRDLDLAVKAFKLALYTTRFRLPRYGADLINGALWLRLAWLYRENDRQEEEIACLREATEAYVAAYQGDVELTGGMSRLKVMYLIGELKRRTGDLEEARRWLSRLVSSQDLSTEPAVSRLARQQWQLLRQQMSGQGAAGQEEG is encoded by the coding sequence GTGACCACCGACGATACCCGCTGTCGTCTATGCGGCAGTGCTCCCGCCGGACCATCGGGCTACTGCCGCCACTGCGCCGAAAAACTGCGCCGGGAAATCTACTCAGCCCTGCCCGAACTGCGGGAGAAGCACGCCAGCGCCGAAACCCAGCGCCTCAAGGATCGATGGACATCCGGCCGGCTGCGCACCTACACCCGCACCACGGCGGCCACCAGCCGCCGGCTCAACGAGTACCTGTATGTGGCCGGGGAGGTTTGCCCCGTCTGCGATCAAACCTTCCAGCAGGCCAAGGTGAACTGGTCCCGCCTGAAGGTGGAAAGCCATGACACCGACTTCTACACCCGCTATACCGACTTCAGCCCTTACCCGTACACCGTCTGGGTGTGCAGCCACTGCAGCTACGCGGCGCCCCTGCAGGCCTTCCGGGAGGTTACGGCCCTGGAGCGGCAGGCCATCAAGGACGGGTTCGGCGGCCGCCGGCCCAAGGACGATTTCTCCGGCCTACGGGATCTGGACCTGGCGGTGAAGGCCTTCAAATTGGCCCTCTACACCACCCGCTTCCGCCTGCCCCGCTACGGAGCCGACTTGATCAACGGCGCCTTGTGGCTGCGCCTGGCCTGGCTCTACCGGGAAAACGACCGGCAGGAAGAGGAGATAGCCTGTTTGCGGGAGGCGACGGAAGCCTACGTGGCGGCCTACCAAGGCGATGTCGAGTTGACCGGGGGCATGAGCCGCCTCAAGGTCATGTACTTGATCGGCGAGTTGAAGCGGCGCACCGGTGACCTGGAGGAGGCCCGCCGCTGGCTCAGCCGCCTGGTGAGCAGCCAGGACCTGTCCACCGAGCCTGCCGTGTCCAGGCTGGCCCGCCAGCAATGGCAGCTGTTGCGGCAGCAGATGAGCGGCCAAGGGGCCGCCGGGCAGGAGGAAGGCTAG